A window of Lacibacter sediminis contains these coding sequences:
- the mutS gene encoding DNA mismatch repair protein MutS gives MAKAGADTPLMQQHKAIKARYPDAILLFRVGDFYETFGEDAIVTSRVLGITLTKRNNGSVDSNELAGFPHHALDTYLHKLVKAGHRVAICDQLEDPKQAKGIVKRGVTELLSPGTATNDKLLEHDSNNFLAAIHEENERYGLAFTDISTGEFFIAEGNKEYADKLLQSLKPAEVVFQRNKQKQFKENFGPKFYTYHLEEWIFSEAYATELLLKHFQTHSLKGFGIEEQKLGTIAAGAVLHYLRDTEHPNLNHITSVQRLDEADYLWMDRFTIRNLEILGSNADGGNSLLKVLDNTVSPMGARLMRRWMVLPLKDMERINERLDAVQSLILETELRKQLQSLIKQSGDVERLVAKLPLKKINPREILHLAKGLGFAEKIKAQCATSSNNYLKRLGDTINPCHYIAEKILKEVVDNPPVMISKGDVIRDGIYSELDELRRIAHHGKEYLVEIQQRESEATGIPSLKIAFNNVFGYYLEVTNTHKSKVPPEWTRKQTLANAERYITPELKEYEEKITGAEEKILKIETELFEKILIELQEYIGPIQTNGQVMAILDCICCFAENALQFKYVRPQMQEDATLALKDARHPVIERHLPVGESYIANDLVLDKEQQQIIILTGPNMSGKSALLRQTGLIVLMAHMGSFVPASSATIPLTDKIFTRVGASDNLSGGESTFMVEMNETASIINNLSSRSLILLDEIGRGTSTYDGISIAWSIAEFLHQSSHQPKTLFATHYHELNELEEKFPRIKNYHITNKEVGNKVIFLRKLAPGGSTHSFGIHVAKMAGMPVSLINRANEILKQLEDQRSSGDIKDQLKQLPVQKMQLNIFDIHSQTFDEIRTMLDGIDINRLTPVEALLKLQEIKQRLN, from the coding sequence ATGGCAAAGGCAGGCGCAGATACTCCGTTGATGCAACAACACAAGGCGATCAAGGCAAGATATCCTGATGCGATTCTTTTATTCCGGGTAGGCGATTTTTATGAAACCTTTGGAGAGGATGCGATTGTCACATCCCGTGTTCTCGGGATTACATTAACCAAACGCAACAATGGCTCTGTTGACAGTAACGAACTGGCCGGATTCCCGCACCATGCATTAGATACTTATTTACATAAATTGGTAAAAGCTGGCCATCGTGTTGCGATCTGCGACCAGCTGGAAGATCCTAAACAGGCAAAAGGAATAGTAAAACGTGGTGTTACTGAACTCCTCTCACCCGGCACTGCCACCAATGATAAATTACTGGAACACGACAGCAATAATTTCCTTGCAGCCATTCATGAAGAGAATGAACGATACGGTCTTGCTTTTACAGACATCAGTACAGGAGAATTTTTTATTGCTGAAGGAAACAAAGAATATGCTGATAAGCTGTTGCAAAGTTTAAAACCAGCTGAAGTTGTTTTTCAACGCAACAAACAAAAACAATTCAAAGAAAATTTCGGACCTAAGTTCTATACTTATCATTTAGAAGAATGGATCTTCAGCGAAGCATATGCCACAGAACTTCTGCTGAAACACTTTCAAACACATTCGTTAAAAGGATTTGGGATTGAAGAACAAAAACTGGGTACTATTGCTGCAGGTGCTGTGCTTCATTACCTGAGAGATACTGAACATCCAAATCTCAATCATATCACTTCCGTTCAACGTTTGGATGAAGCTGATTATTTATGGATGGATCGTTTCACCATCCGCAATCTTGAAATACTTGGCAGCAATGCCGATGGAGGTAATTCCTTATTGAAAGTGCTCGACAATACTGTTTCCCCCATGGGAGCAAGATTGATGCGCCGCTGGATGGTATTGCCATTGAAAGATATGGAACGCATCAATGAACGGTTAGATGCTGTGCAATCGTTAATCCTTGAAACAGAACTTCGCAAGCAACTCCAATCGCTCATTAAACAAAGTGGTGATGTGGAGCGATTGGTTGCAAAACTGCCTTTGAAGAAAATAAACCCACGGGAAATTCTTCATTTGGCAAAAGGTTTAGGTTTTGCAGAAAAGATCAAAGCGCAATGTGCCACTTCTTCCAATAATTATTTAAAAAGGCTGGGCGATACCATTAATCCCTGCCATTACATTGCTGAAAAAATTTTAAAAGAAGTTGTTGATAATCCGCCAGTAATGATCAGCAAGGGCGATGTGATTCGGGATGGTATTTACAGTGAGCTGGATGAGCTTCGCCGTATTGCTCATCATGGTAAAGAATATTTAGTAGAGATACAGCAACGTGAGAGTGAAGCAACAGGCATTCCTTCATTGAAGATCGCTTTCAACAATGTGTTTGGTTATTATTTAGAAGTAACGAACACACATAAAAGCAAGGTTCCTCCGGAATGGACACGAAAACAAACACTTGCAAATGCTGAACGTTACATTACACCTGAACTAAAAGAATACGAAGAAAAGATCACCGGTGCAGAAGAGAAAATTCTGAAGATTGAAACAGAGTTGTTTGAAAAAATATTAATTGAACTGCAGGAATACATCGGGCCAATTCAGACCAATGGACAGGTAATGGCCATTCTTGATTGTATTTGCTGCTTTGCAGAAAATGCTTTGCAGTTCAAATATGTTCGCCCTCAGATGCAGGAAGATGCAACACTTGCATTGAAAGATGCACGTCATCCTGTAATTGAACGTCATCTGCCCGTTGGCGAAAGCTATATTGCCAACGATCTTGTACTTGACAAGGAACAACAGCAGATCATCATTCTTACCGGTCCAAACATGAGTGGTAAGAGTGCTTTGCTTCGCCAAACAGGATTGATTGTTTTGATGGCGCACATGGGAAGTTTTGTTCCGGCATCTTCAGCAACCATTCCTTTAACCGATAAAATTTTCACACGTGTTGGTGCCAGTGATAATTTAAGTGGTGGCGAAAGTACATTCATGGTGGAGATGAATGAAACAGCAAGTATCATTAACAATCTTTCATCAAGAAGCTTAATCCTGCTCGATGAAATTGGGCGTGGTACATCTACCTATGATGGTATTTCTATTGCCTGGAGTATTGCTGAATTCCTACATCAATCTTCGCATCAACCAAAGACATTATTCGCTACACACTATCATGAATTGAATGAACTGGAAGAAAAATTTCCACGCATCAAGAACTACCATATCACAAATAAAGAAGTTGGCAACAAAGTGATTTTCTTACGCAAGCTGGCTCCCGGCGGAAGCACGCACAGTTTTGGTATTCACGTTGCGAAGATGGCAGGCATGCCGGTTTCTTTGATTAACCGTGCCAATGAAATTCTAAAACAACTCGAAGATCAACGCAGCAGCGGCGATATAAAAGACCAGTTGAAACAACTGCCGGTACAAAAAATGCAGTTGAATATTTTTGATATACACTCGCAAACATTTGATGAAATAAGAACAATGCTCGATGGAATTGATATCAATCGCCTTACTCCTGTTGAAGCCCTGTTAAAACTGCAGGAGATAAAACAACGGTTGAATTGA
- a CDS encoding helix-turn-helix domain-containing protein produces the protein MYIRFKQKNFKTWIQELSQGTGIKAKNNLLTLTENIGSGYCFADSIDRTFSYVMMNVELNSDCTLHRVSNNQMGLLIFFNQTQISDYIRLRHKKDSLTDSLNKKRSNIFVSSTNTELEVNYRAGSKLKRLGIYLSPQWIADHFDANTKLQVELLTSQGLELIEKLPINQEIQEKLNRIFDTQFSSEPDRLALKSRIILLLEYFFSTYLNESLVIKNKKIIPDEDITRLRNIEALLVNEETEKFPSIVKLARIAQMSSTKLKQRFKQVYGYRLYEFYNKQRLEKARELIKQGVTPKEAGYTIGFSDVSNFTKAFKKEYGFTPGTLFEKSTKTLQ, from the coding sequence ATGTATATTCGTTTTAAACAGAAAAACTTTAAAACCTGGATACAGGAGCTGAGCCAGGGAACCGGCATCAAAGCAAAAAACAATCTGCTTACCTTAACCGAAAATATTGGTAGCGGCTATTGCTTTGCTGACAGTATTGACCGCACATTCTCTTATGTGATGATGAATGTTGAACTGAACAGCGATTGCACATTGCACCGTGTCAGCAACAATCAAATGGGTTTACTGATCTTCTTCAACCAAACTCAGATCAGCGATTATATCCGTCTTCGGCACAAGAAAGATTCACTTACTGACAGTCTCAACAAAAAACGCAGTAACATTTTTGTTTCATCTACAAATACAGAACTGGAAGTAAATTATCGTGCGGGTTCAAAATTAAAGCGGCTGGGCATTTATCTGTCACCCCAATGGATAGCCGATCATTTCGATGCCAATACCAAACTACAGGTTGAGTTATTAACCAGCCAGGGACTTGAATTGATCGAGAAGCTTCCCATCAACCAGGAAATACAAGAGAAACTAAATCGCATTTTTGATACGCAATTCAGCAGCGAACCCGATCGACTTGCTTTGAAAAGCAGGATCATCCTGTTACTTGAATATTTCTTCAGTACGTATCTGAATGAATCACTTGTCATCAAAAACAAAAAGATCATTCCGGATGAAGACATTACACGACTCCGCAATATTGAAGCGCTGCTTGTAAATGAAGAAACAGAAAAATTCCCCTCCATTGTTAAACTGGCACGTATTGCTCAAATGAGCAGTACCAAACTTAAGCAACGCTTTAAGCAGGTGTATGGTTATCGTTTATATGAATTCTACAATAAGCAACGATTAGAAAAAGCAAGAGAATTAATTAAGCAAGGGGTTACACCTAAAGAAGCAGGTTATACCATTGGCTTCAGCGATGTTTCAAACTTTACCAAAGCATTTAAAAAAGAATACGGTTTTACACCGGGAACTTTATTTGAAAAATCAACCAAGACCCTGCAGTAA
- a CDS encoding DUF445 domain-containing protein — protein MNYWLILIPVISAFIGWVTNWVAIKMLFHPRNPVNVLGIRIQGIFPKRQEQFAEKLGKLVSRELLSFSDIEEKISNPENLKKVLPMVETHIDHFLRVKLSESMPMISMFIGDKTIEKLKVTFMDELEILFPKVMKDYTNTLKQQLDLEHIVTEKVKAFSGDKLEEILYQVMAKEFRFVEIIGGVLGFLIGILQVLLTLLTQ, from the coding sequence ATGAATTACTGGCTTATCCTGATTCCCGTTATTTCTGCTTTCATTGGCTGGGTTACCAACTGGGTAGCCATTAAAATGCTTTTTCATCCACGCAATCCTGTGAACGTGTTGGGCATTCGTATTCAAGGTATTTTTCCAAAACGTCAGGAGCAATTTGCCGAAAAGCTGGGGAAATTAGTAAGCCGGGAACTTCTCTCTTTCTCTGATATCGAAGAAAAGATCAGCAACCCTGAAAACCTGAAGAAGGTGTTGCCAATGGTTGAAACGCATATCGATCATTTTCTGCGGGTGAAACTCAGCGAAAGCATGCCGATGATCAGCATGTTCATTGGCGATAAAACCATTGAAAAGCTGAAAGTTACTTTTATGGATGAGCTGGAGATACTCTTTCCAAAAGTGATGAAAGATTATACCAACACGCTCAAACAGCAACTTGACCTTGAACATATTGTAACGGAGAAAGTAAAAGCTTTTTCAGGCGATAAACTGGAAGAAATCCTTTACCAGGTAATGGCAAAAGAATTCAGATTTGTAGAAATCATTGGTGGAGTACTGGGCTTTCTCATTGGTATTTTACAAGTACTCCTCACCCTTCTTACGCAATAG
- a CDS encoding outer membrane beta-barrel family protein: MRLVLSVLSLLLSLQLVAQAPGGRPGGNGQMNIGRFYGKIVDTKTNKPIDAASVQLYQNRMDTATKTRKDVLVNGQLTKANGDFSLEGLSPMGNYKLLVTAIGFKTIEQTISFGLKPGGAPEDIMAMLDKDLGNIKLETDIQQLSEVVVTADKPTLQLGIDRKIFNVEKNIVSQGGTGVDVMRNVPTVNVDIDGNITMRNSAPQIFVDGRPTVLTLDQIPADAIQSIELITNPSAKFDASGGQSAIINIVLKKNRRVGYSGSVRVGVDMRGRVNGGGDINVRQGKVNFFANIGLNQRKGIGFGETDRNNFGDNVANTLFTRNRNISEGMFNFGRAGFDFLLDNRNTLTISGNFGGGNFDLLDQNYIRYDSAYSTPKTIYEYRETNGINKFRSAGASISYKHIFPRAGKEWTADVNYNKSRSENDQSIDFTKWYDKDWTNVYIPKQNQINNGGGNNSFVVAQTDYTDPINENMKVEAGLRTQIRLFESFQNVSYNGVAQTGLSNRFEYVDYVHAAYASFSQKIKKANLNYQVGLRAESSKYEGEQVGKPGTFNNQFPLALFPSVFLSKALEGKQDLQLNYSRRINRPSFFQLLPNTDISDIFNYQTGNPNLKPEFTNSLELTYQKTYGDKNNTFLATLFGKQTNNLISRYQNREQIGNTKDTAVISTWVNADRSYAAGLELVFRNTVSKWWEINYNVNVYYSKIDGSSVLPELKNERTSYTIKLNNSFRLGKGWSMQLSGDYNSRSILPVSSGGGGGRGGRGGGGFMGGGGFGGGSVSTTQGYIDDNYYVDFGVRKEFKIKKNTAFVSLNWSDVFSTRRNNVFSESQYFDQYSWRRRDPTFVRLNFNYRFGKFDASLFKRKNTRSESGGDEMQMQ, translated from the coding sequence ATGAGATTAGTCCTCAGTGTGCTTTCTTTACTTCTTAGTTTACAATTGGTTGCACAGGCTCCGGGCGGTCGGCCGGGCGGAAATGGCCAGATGAATATTGGTCGTTTCTATGGCAAGATCGTAGACACCAAAACAAACAAGCCGATCGACGCAGCTTCGGTTCAACTCTATCAAAACAGGATGGACACAGCTACGAAAACCCGGAAAGACGTTTTGGTAAACGGACAGTTAACAAAAGCCAACGGTGATTTCAGCCTTGAAGGACTAAGCCCAATGGGTAATTATAAATTATTGGTGACTGCTATTGGTTTTAAAACCATTGAGCAAACCATCAGTTTTGGTTTAAAGCCGGGTGGTGCACCTGAGGACATAATGGCCATGCTCGATAAAGATCTTGGTAACATCAAACTTGAAACAGATATACAGCAGTTGAGTGAGGTGGTAGTAACTGCTGATAAACCTACATTGCAGCTAGGTATCGATCGCAAAATATTCAATGTTGAAAAGAATATTGTTTCGCAAGGCGGTACTGGTGTGGATGTAATGCGCAACGTTCCTACAGTGAATGTTGATATTGATGGCAACATCACCATGCGTAACAGTGCACCGCAAATTTTTGTAGATGGCCGTCCTACTGTATTAACGCTTGATCAAATTCCTGCTGATGCTATCCAAAGCATTGAGCTCATTACCAACCCATCTGCAAAATTTGATGCAAGTGGTGGCCAATCGGCTATCATCAATATTGTATTAAAGAAGAATCGTCGTGTAGGTTACAGTGGCAGTGTGCGTGTGGGTGTTGATATGCGTGGTCGTGTGAATGGCGGTGGCGATATCAACGTACGTCAGGGAAAAGTAAACTTCTTTGCAAATATTGGATTGAACCAACGTAAAGGCATTGGCTTTGGAGAAACAGATCGTAACAACTTTGGCGATAACGTAGCAAATACACTTTTTACACGAAACCGCAACATCAGTGAAGGTATGTTCAACTTCGGTCGTGCAGGTTTTGATTTCCTGCTCGATAACAGAAATACTCTTACAATTTCTGGCAACTTTGGTGGTGGTAATTTCGATCTCCTCGATCAGAACTATATCCGTTACGATTCAGCATATTCTACCCCGAAAACTATTTATGAATACCGTGAAACAAACGGTATCAATAAATTTCGCAGTGCAGGTGCGTCCATCAGTTATAAACATATTTTCCCACGTGCAGGAAAAGAGTGGACAGCTGATGTAAACTACAATAAGAGCAGAAGTGAAAATGATCAATCAATTGATTTCACAAAATGGTATGATAAAGACTGGACAAATGTTTACATTCCTAAACAAAATCAAATCAATAATGGCGGCGGTAACAACAGTTTTGTTGTGGCACAAACAGACTACACGGATCCTATTAATGAAAACATGAAGGTAGAAGCTGGTTTGCGCACACAGATCCGTTTATTTGAAAGCTTCCAGAATGTTTCTTATAATGGAGTTGCTCAAACAGGTTTGAGTAATCGATTTGAATATGTAGATTATGTTCATGCTGCTTATGCAAGCTTTTCGCAAAAGATCAAAAAAGCAAATTTGAACTACCAGGTTGGTTTACGTGCAGAAAGTTCAAAATATGAAGGTGAGCAGGTTGGCAAACCCGGAACGTTCAACAACCAGTTTCCCTTAGCGTTATTCCCGAGTGTATTTTTATCGAAGGCACTTGAAGGAAAACAGGATCTGCAGTTGAACTACAGTCGTCGTATCAACCGTCCAAGCTTCTTTCAATTGTTACCGAATACTGATATCAGCGATATCTTCAACTACCAAACAGGCAATCCAAATCTGAAACCTGAGTTTACAAACTCATTGGAATTGACCTATCAAAAAACATACGGGGACAAAAACAATACCTTCCTTGCTACTTTGTTTGGAAAGCAAACCAACAACCTGATTTCACGTTACCAGAACAGAGAACAGATAGGCAATACAAAAGATACAGCCGTAATCAGCACTTGGGTGAATGCCGACAGAAGTTATGCAGCAGGACTTGAACTTGTATTCCGTAATACTGTAAGTAAGTGGTGGGAGATAAACTATAACGTAAACGTTTACTATTCTAAGATCGATGGCAGCAGTGTTTTACCTGAGTTGAAAAACGAACGCACCAGTTATACAATAAAACTCAACAACTCATTCCGTTTAGGTAAAGGATGGAGTATGCAGTTGAGTGGTGATTATAATTCACGTTCTATTCTGCCCGTATCATCTGGTGGCGGTGGTGGTCGTGGCGGCCGTGGTGGCGGAGGCTTTATGGGTGGTGGCGGATTTGGTGGTGGTAGTGTTTCAACCACGCAAGGTTATATTGATGATAACTACTATGTTGATTTTGGTGTGCGCAAAGAATTCAAGATCAAAAAGAATACAGCTTTCGTATCATTAAACTGGAGCGACGTATTCAGCACACGCAGAAACAATGTATTTTCTGAATCACAATACTTTGATCAATACAGCTGGAGAAGAAGAGATCCTACATTTGTACGTCTTAACTTCAACTACCGCTTTGGTAAGTTTGATGCTTCACTCTTCAAGCGTAAGAACACACGTAGCGAAAGTGGAGGTGATGAAATGCAAATGCAATAA
- a CDS encoding NAD-dependent epimerase/dehydratase family protein: MQTATTPMRVIVTGASGMVGEGVLHECLNSSLVKEVVVLGRKSCGITHPKLKEILHSNFHDLSPVADQLKGYDACYFCAGVSSVGKKEEEFYHLTYKLTMHVAETLAKQNSNMTFCYVSGAGTDSSEKGRLMWARVKGKTENDLVKLPFAQVYNFRPGIIESAPGMKNTIKLYHYFKWLIPIIKLISKNGVVSLAEIGQAMIKAATKGYKKQVLEVKDIKELAAS, from the coding sequence ATGCAAACAGCCACAACACCCATGCGTGTAATTGTTACAGGAGCCAGCGGAATGGTAGGCGAAGGAGTATTACACGAATGTCTCAATAGTAGTCTCGTAAAAGAAGTAGTAGTGCTTGGACGGAAAAGTTGCGGCATTACACATCCAAAGCTGAAGGAAATTCTACACAGTAATTTTCATGACCTCTCTCCTGTTGCTGATCAACTGAAAGGTTATGATGCCTGCTACTTCTGTGCAGGTGTATCGTCAGTTGGGAAAAAAGAAGAAGAGTTTTATCATCTCACCTATAAACTTACCATGCATGTTGCTGAGACATTAGCAAAACAAAACAGCAACATGACGTTTTGTTATGTTTCCGGTGCCGGTACCGACAGCAGTGAAAAAGGCCGACTCATGTGGGCACGGGTAAAAGGCAAAACAGAAAACGATCTGGTGAAACTTCCTTTTGCACAAGTCTATAATTTCCGGCCGGGTATTATTGAATCAGCACCCGGAATGAAGAATACTATAAAACTTTATCACTATTTCAAATGGCTGATCCCCATTATTAAACTCATTAGTAAAAATGGAGTAGTGAGTTTGGCAGAGATCGGGCAGGCCATGATCAAAGCCGCAACAAAAGGTTACAAAAAACAAGTACTGGAAGTGAAAGATATTAAGGAACTTGCTGCATCATAA
- a CDS encoding endonuclease/exonuclease/phosphatase family protein gives MKKGFLFFFTFIISIQILHAQTPLRVMTFNIRLNTSSDSLNAWPYRKDNVASQILFHKIELLGVQEALHDQMIDLQQRLPQFKYTGGGRDDGKTKGEYSAIFYDTTKLQLLGSSMFWLSETSTVPGSKGWDAAITRIVTWAKFKDKRTKKIFFAFNTHFDHMGKIARRESAKLVLQKVKEIAGSIPAVITGDFNAEPADEPIQVIVDKNNPLRLTDSKDLSQAPHYGPTGTFTGFQTKERNDQPIDYIFVKGNWKVLTHATISQTWGGRFASDHFAVMAELLLR, from the coding sequence ATGAAAAAGGGTTTTCTTTTCTTTTTTACTTTTATCATTTCTATTCAAATACTACATGCGCAAACACCCTTGCGTGTCATGACGTTTAATATTCGTTTGAACACATCTTCTGACAGTTTAAATGCATGGCCCTATCGCAAAGACAATGTTGCATCACAAATACTGTTTCATAAAATTGAATTACTCGGCGTACAGGAAGCATTGCATGATCAGATGATCGACCTGCAGCAACGCTTACCTCAATTCAAATACACGGGCGGTGGCAGAGATGATGGAAAAACAAAAGGCGAATACAGTGCTATTTTTTACGATACAACAAAACTGCAACTGCTTGGCTCTTCCATGTTCTGGTTAAGTGAAACATCAACTGTTCCCGGCAGTAAAGGATGGGATGCAGCCATCACACGTATTGTCACATGGGCGAAGTTTAAAGATAAACGCACAAAGAAGATCTTCTTTGCTTTCAATACACACTTCGATCATATGGGTAAGATAGCTCGAAGAGAAAGTGCAAAACTGGTATTACAGAAAGTAAAAGAAATTGCCGGCTCCATTCCTGCTGTTATCACGGGTGATTTTAATGCAGAGCCAGCAGATGAACCGATACAGGTGATCGTTGATAAGAATAATCCACTGCGCCTGACAGACAGTAAAGACCTTTCACAAGCACCTCACTACGGGCCAACAGGAACGTTCACCGGCTTCCAAACCAAAGAACGCAACGATCAACCGATCGATTACATTTTTGTAAAAGGCAACTGGAAGGTACTAACCCATGCAACTATTTCGCAAACATGGGGTGGTCGTTTTGCAAGCGATCATTTTGCAGTGATGGCTGAGTTGTTGCTGAGATAA
- a CDS encoding cysteine hydrolase family protein — MSISKSNNPALILIDIQKAFDNIEYWGGQRNNLNAESNAGELLTLWREHNLPVFHIRHCSSNPNSLLHETKEGNQFKDIVKPTGEETIIKKNVNSAFIGTDLKERLDNANISTLVIVGLTTDHCVSTTTRMAGNFGYTTFLVSDATATFNKKGLDGQTFSAELIHETALASLNEEFATVVTTDFIKQNIQ; from the coding sequence ATGAGCATTTCAAAATCAAATAACCCCGCACTAATCTTAATTGATATTCAAAAAGCATTTGACAACATTGAATACTGGGGCGGGCAAAGAAACAATCTTAATGCAGAGAGCAATGCAGGTGAGCTCTTAACTCTTTGGAGAGAACACAATCTTCCGGTTTTTCATATCAGGCATTGTTCTTCAAATCCGAATTCATTGCTGCACGAAACGAAAGAAGGAAATCAATTTAAAGACATTGTTAAACCAACAGGGGAAGAAACAATTATCAAAAAAAATGTCAATAGTGCTTTCATCGGTACTGACCTAAAAGAAAGGCTTGACAATGCAAACATTTCAACACTTGTCATCGTTGGTTTAACAACAGATCATTGCGTTTCTACAACTACAAGAATGGCAGGCAATTTTGGTTATACTACCTTTCTTGTTTCAGACGCAACAGCAACATTTAATAAGAAAGGGCTTGACGGACAAACCTTTTCGGCGGAACTGATTCATGAAACCGCTCTTGCAAGTTTAAATGAAGAGTTTGCTACGGTTGTTACAACCGACTTCATAAAACAGAACATTCAGTGA
- a CDS encoding nuclear transport factor 2 family protein — protein MKLTTLFLLAVFLFFFFIDSFSQQQGDEALIRKLEDKEREAILKSDTALLHELMSQKIVVQNPENEILGFQQIMDRIKKGKINYASFERRIDNIAFINGIAVVMGLETLVPKADTQHAGKAVTRRFTNIWTTENGKWKLTARQATIISIN, from the coding sequence ATGAAGCTTACAACATTGTTTCTGTTAGCAGTTTTTCTCTTTTTCTTTTTTATCGACTCATTCTCCCAACAACAGGGCGACGAGGCTTTGATCAGAAAACTCGAAGACAAGGAAAGAGAAGCGATATTGAAAAGCGATACAGCTTTGTTGCATGAATTGATGTCCCAAAAAATTGTAGTGCAAAATCCTGAAAATGAAATTTTAGGATTTCAACAGATCATGGACCGCATCAAGAAAGGAAAAATTAACTACGCCAGTTTTGAAAGAAGAATTGACAATATTGCTTTTATAAACGGTATTGCGGTTGTGATGGGATTGGAAACACTCGTACCAAAAGCCGATACACAACATGCAGGCAAGGCTGTAACAAGACGGTTCACCAACATCTGGACAACAGAAAATGGAAAATGGAAATTAACCGCAAGGCAAGCCACTATCATTTCAATCAATTGA
- a CDS encoding protein-L-isoaspartate(D-aspartate) O-methyltransferase produces the protein MRRFEDSYRHKGLRKKLVDVLRSKGITDERVLEAINNLPRHYFLDTAFDEIAYEDRAFPIGEGQTISQPYTVAYQTQLLEVKPYDKVLEIGTGSAYQACVLAEMNAHVFTIERQKKLFDFNKASFPFLKKYLNIKFFFGDGFEGLPTYAPFDKVIITAAAPFVPPKLIEQMKAGAKMVIPVDEGDAQRMKRLTKHEDGSYTEELFDSFSFVPMLGGKQNGK, from the coding sequence ATGAGACGTTTTGAAGATAGTTACAGGCATAAAGGATTACGCAAAAAGTTAGTAGATGTATTGCGCAGTAAAGGCATTACCGATGAACGGGTGCTGGAGGCCATCAATAATCTTCCACGTCATTATTTTTTAGATACTGCTTTTGATGAGATTGCTTACGAAGACAGGGCTTTCCCTATTGGCGAAGGACAAACCATTTCTCAACCTTACACTGTTGCTTACCAAACGCAATTGCTTGAAGTAAAACCTTACGATAAAGTATTGGAGATCGGCACGGGCAGTGCTTACCAGGCATGTGTGTTGGCCGAAATGAATGCTCATGTATTTACCATTGAGCGTCAGAAAAAATTATTCGACTTTAATAAAGCCTCTTTTCCTTTCTTAAAGAAATACCTCAACATTAAATTCTTTTTTGGTGATGGGTTTGAAGGCTTACCCACTTATGCACCGTTTGACAAAGTGATCATTACTGCTGCTGCACCGTTTGTGCCACCGAAGCTGATCGAACAAATGAAGGCTGGTGCCAAGATGGTGATACCGGTTGATGAAGGCGATGCACAACGCATGAAACGTTTAACCAAACATGAAGATGGTTCTTACACAGAAGAACTCTTCGATTCGTTTTCGTTTGTACCGATGCTTGGCGGAAAGCAGAATGGGAAGTAA